A portion of the Musa acuminata AAA Group cultivar baxijiao chromosome BXJ1-1, Cavendish_Baxijiao_AAA, whole genome shotgun sequence genome contains these proteins:
- the LOC135594695 gene encoding probable prolyl 4-hydroxylase 3: MALLRPLMAKAEARFSNQRFFFPCRKSRTYTLALTSLLALSVVLLVLLALDVLSLPIGPLFAPSRAHDRSHSEKTEGFVQNGRQWTEVISWEPRAFVYHNFLSKEECEYIIQLAKPHMKKSTVVNSTTGGSEDSSVRTSSGMFLQRGRDKIIRSIEKRIADYTFIPVEHGEGLQVLHYEVGQKYEPHLDYFADEFNTKNGGQRIATFLMYLSDVEEGGETVFPNAKVNSSLLPGYNELSDCGKAGLALKPKMGDALLFWSMKPDATMDPLSLHGACPAIKGNKWSAPKWMRLHEYKA; this comes from the exons ATGGCATTGCTGCGGCCGCTCATGGCGAAGGCGGAGGCGCGGTTCTCCAACCAGAGGTTCTTCTTCCCTTGTCGGAAGTCGAGGACCTACACGCTGGCCCTGACGTCGCTCCTCGCGCTCTCCGTCGTCCTTCTCGTGCTCCTCGCCCTCGACGTCCTCTCCCTCCCCATCGGCCCACTCTTCGCACCCAGTCGCGCCCACGATCGCTCCCACAGCGAGAAGAC GGAGGGGTTCGTCCAGAACGGGCGTCAGTGGACGGAGGTCATCTCCTGGGAGCCCAGAGCTTTCGTCTACCATAATTTCTTG TCCAAGGAAGAATGTGAGTACATAATTCAGCTGGCAAAGCCTCATATGAAAAAGTCAACAGTTGTCAATAGCACTACCGGTGGGAGTGAAGATAGCAG TGTTCGAACAAGCTCAGGCATGTTTCTTCAAAGAGGACGTGATAAGATAATCAGATCCATTGAAAAAAGGATAGCAGACTATACCTTCATACCTGTAG AGCATGGGGAGGGACTCCAAGTTCTTCATTATGAAGTTGGTCAGAAATATGAACCTCACTTGGACTACTTCGCCGATGAATTCAACACTAAGAATGGGGGTCAGCGGATAGCTACCTTCTTGATGTATCT TTCGGATGTTGAAGAAGGTGGTGAGACAGTGTTTCCTAATGCCAAAGTCAACAGCAGTTTGCTGCCAGGGTACAATGAGCTATCGGATTGTGGAAAGGCAGGTCTTGCTCTAAAACCAAAGATGGGAGATGCCTTACTCTTCTGGAGCATGAAACCTGATGCTACTATGGACCCATTAAGTTTGCATG GTGCATGCCCTGCAATTAAGGGAAATAAGTGGTCTGCTCCAAAGTGGATGCGTCTCCATGAGTATAAAGCTTGA